A part of Oncorhynchus clarkii lewisi isolate Uvic-CL-2024 chromosome 17, UVic_Ocla_1.0, whole genome shotgun sequence genomic DNA contains:
- the LOC139370578 gene encoding gem-associated protein 6: MDTWRQLKPLEWCKYVNKEVKVTAHEKQQHHGWVFTVDPVSASIVLVTFQEKGGTPMVRVVTGHAVQEVEVLQEGNEETAGRLRVIFTPPGAHALGPEEVRHRKDRLRLWLEKNRIPVEEKGEILCVANVLTVSAPYGAEDCSSSNEIILARVQSLVESNPDSTPDQPANS; this comes from the exons ATGGACACGTGGCGTCAACTGAAGCCACTTGAGTGGTGTAAATATGTCAACAAAGAGGTCAAAGTGACAGCGCACGAGAAACAACAACATCATGGTTGGGTTTTTACCGTTGATCCAGTATCTGCCAG TATAGTCCTAGTGACTTTCCAGGAGAAAGGAGGCACACCGATGGTCCGAGTTGTGACAGGCCATGCAGTGCAGGAAGTAGAGGTCCTCCAGGAGGGCAATGAAGAAACGGCGGGGCGGCTGAGGGTCATTTTCACACCCCCAGGAGCCCACGCCCTTGGCCCGGAAGAAGTGAGGCACAGGAAAGATCGCCTCCGCCTGTGGCTGGAAAAGAACCGCATCCCCGTGGAAGAGAAAGGCGAGATTCTGTGCGTGGCCAACGTGCTGACAGTGAGCGCCCCCTACGGAGCGGAAGACTGTAGCAGCTCCAACGAGATCATCCTGGCCCGAGTGCAGAGCCTGGTGGAGAGCAACCCTGATTCAACTCCAGACCAGCCTGCCAACTCCTGA